The sequence NNNNNNNNNNNNNNNNNNNNNNNNNNNNNNNNNNNNNNNNNNNNNNNNNNNNNNNNNNNNNNNNNNNNNNNNNNNNNNNNNNNNNNNNNNNNNNNNNNNNNNNNNNNNNNNNNNNNNNNNNNNNNNNNNNNNNNNNNNNNNNNNNNNNNNNNNNNtatatatatatatatatatatatatatacacatgtatatatatatatatatatgtatatatatatccattgaattattcattaaaaaaatgttcACTATTATTTTACGtaaatattttagtttaatcgacgagaaaagaaaaaaaattacattttcatacaaaaaaaataggaagtttctcactattttagtaaatatttgtTCTCCATGATGCATTTTATCATATTAAGCATTTATTgctattttaatgaaaaattatatataataataaactattaatttaaattaaatgatataacCATAGTTCAATTTAAACGTACCTCGTAGCAAACTGTTGCTATTTCGCCTCTCATTGatgaatctcgctcgccactctagTTCTCGCTGggcagtctcgctcgcctctctcacttttatacaagcACAAATGTATAAACTGTTTTTGTATTaatataaagcgagagaaaattgtatacatccatatattttcttttcctctcTCTCCACTCCCAGATCCCGCTTGCCACTTTCACTTCACacaaatacaaatgtatacattgcgtttgtgtttgtgtaaagcgagagaaaattgtatatacaaatacaaatgcatatattttcgtgccatacacttatgattatacaataATGATCTTCCCCAACccagttttcttttgtctttctcgttttatacaaacacaataataattgatatttttgtatatgtataccgaAAACAGATTGTACagttgtttttttatatatatatatagcgaaCATAGTCAGTTTGTTATGGAACATAATTattcaaactatagttataacatacaaatatgatttttgtgtgactatatatgaaagttgctATTTCTTTTTACACATAAATTTACGCTCTGTGCCAAAAGTATGATATAATGAACCCGATGCGGACGAGCTGCATCCGTGTCTCTATTTAATTGATACtccttttgtttaaaaaagaatgtttctattttctttttagtttgttccaaaaagaatgaccGCTTTCCTTTTTGTTAGGATcgtaaataagcaggtgtaaacgcggaagctagcaatgcaaacctcgaaagaccacgaataagaagacaacgagaaatataccaaaagacacatagatttaacgtggttcagtcgatcgacctacgtccacaaaggagatgagcaatccactataaatatgagagtacaaaatacagagggaacaacctcaaccaattcactcggaatacatgggaggttcacacaagtgataacgtatcaagcttgtgacccacaaattctccccctaaccaaaactctcaaagcccttaagactacattgtgaatgctgattaagttagaaggaacatgcctctatttatagagtcctaaaccttttcctaccagaaaaagaattagtcaatccaaaaccttttcctaaaaggaaaacctatttatggtaagaaatttagggcaaataaaacccaacaattttTTGGcaatactttaactttaactttccatgTGACaaatttaagaccacaagattaaagagcattttggtacatttgacataactttaatttagaaccacaagattaaaaaatcttctttcttttcttaaactccgttccaagtcaaattaggttatctttttttaaacggagggagtagtaaACTATACGTGCAACCACTGATTAAAGTCAtggtataatttttattatagcCACGGCTCTATTGTGCAAACCTATGAACAgagaaaaataagtcaaaactCGTAAAACATGTTATGAACCCCTAATTATTTAGGATATATATTTTTCAGTTCTCAAATGTAGAAGCAAATGCTCTAAATTCTAATTAGTACGTCGAAAAGTGTCTAACAACTCAGTAAATTCGGTCTATAACCACTTAGATATTCTTAAAAAGGAATTTTGGGTGCAGTGGTGGACTTAGAGATAGTTAATTACCAAGTCTCActttgaatagaaaaaaaaaaaagagaaatttgaaaaaaagcaATCAAGTGTTTTttgcactaattttttttgtctcacCAACCAACTTCAAGAAAATGTTGACTCATTTTTGTTCTCATTAGTCATATTTTCGTATTTGCCTTACTATATATAGCCCATAAATTTGGCTCTCTCATCACCACAATCAATTCCATTTCTCTTCTATCTTCATTGGCTAAACAAGAAGCTACCTATTTATTTGTGGCAAAAAATATAATGGCTTTGGCTAATACACaagtatttttgtttcttatagAGTTTTCCTTCACGTTTGTTCTTAGTATGGCAAACTTTAACTACACTTGGGCCGGAGGAATGAAGTGGAACAAAACTAATTGCCCTTATGCTAATAATCACCCAAATGCTACTCAAACTTCGAATAAATTCAACGTTGGTGGTTCCGAAAATTGGCATTATGGCTTCGATTATATGGATTGGGCTCGCAAGAATGGCCCTTTCTTCGTAAATGATACATTAGGTACATACATATGTCTTCTTTCGTTTTAAAAATTGAATGGAATATATATAGAGTTACATGTCGCTATCTAGcttattaactttaaatttcTATATAAATTCGTTTATTTATGCAACATGCAGTTTTCAAGTATGATGCACCAAGCCCAAATGGAGGATTTCCACATAGTGTATACTTATTACCAAACTATTGGAGCTTTATCAAGTGCGACTTAAGAAGAGCTAAGAGGATAGCAAATCCAAACCAAGGTGTTGGTGAAGGATTCGAGTTTGTGTTGAAGAAATCACAACCCTACTATTTTGCTTGTGGAGAACATGGAGGCATACATTGCAACAATGGTACCATGAAGTTTGTTGTCATGCCACTCAAACATTGGACTTTCTAAGTTACGTTGACTGTTTCTAAGCTTATCGAATAATTACGACACCAAATACAATACTTAGTAACTTTTTGCATTTTAGTTTTGTCTGGATTCAAAATAACGAGTCTTAACGTTGAGTTACACTTATTAGATACTCCtgtattgaaattttattttggatTTATTGTGGTTGAAGTTTTCAccgaaaaataaattgataatgagatacatatatatatatatgtaactatTTCATGTTCAGATATTTGAATTGGTGACATGTCTTTCAGATAATTAATCTTGATATGTTTGCACGTTTTAACTCTGTCGTatctttttatttgtcaaattaaattttttgaaagttaaaattactaattttcaaagttaaagtaaattatgttaatttgatattctaaacaaaaatattggatatttaaaaattttaaaaaaaaaataccataAACTGCAATATcataaaatgttaatcaaacttttcataatcgactcctaaaaaaaattatgataaatttgaaaaagacGAAGGTAGTATACAATATATGCCTTTTGAGTTTTGCCTATTGTTAGGTACACTTCGtcatatgtattattttaaaatatcttttgacTTTGACATTTGAAATAGAAAGAATCAGAGAAACTAGAGAATATGTTGATGAGCTGACTCATTGCAttgtttcttcatttcttgtattaaattaaaattatactaAATCACTATTTATAgagaattataaaataaataaaacagaaGGGCTAATATGGGAATATgctattttctttattaattttaagctaagaaaaatgaaatattacgGAATATTCctaagttaaaaattaataaatatattttatcattaatgTAAATCACAGAATAGaaggaaagaaggaaagaatATGAATTTTACACTACACAGACGCAAAATTACCCTTCCAATTTGTAATTTTTGAGGTATTAACTATAGTTAGAGTAATTTTATTGcgttaaaaatataaatgttataaCTTTATTGAAATTTCAGTAACCGTATGTGAAATAAACAAATGCAATGAATTATTTGAgccataataatttaaaagttcaAAAAGATTGATTTAATAAacgtttttaagttatattaatcCGTTTAAAATTTACTTCAAAATTTATGCAAACTAATTTAAACTTAATAATGAGCTGTACATCAACAAATTCCCTTTATTGTTTACTAaccaaatcaatttttttattaaaaaaattcatgactCGTGAGTCGTGATCATATACATATCGAtgttttaaccaaactaagccattatataaagtcattcaccaaaataatacatttttctaaaattttacaaaactagtataaacgtattccacagtaacgttttaggatatattttattttttaaaagttgatggcgtcagattgatatacgttactcacagtaacattttactcctaaaacgttactcatagtaacgttttaggagtaaaacgttactgaaaataacgttttaggagtaaaacgttacttacagtaacgtatatcaacctaatgctgttagtttttaaaaaataaaatataccctaaaacgttaccgtgaaatacgtttatactagttttgtaaaattttagaaaaatgtattactttggtaaattgttttatataatggcttagtttggttaaaaatcCCATACATATCTAAACAacaaaatcttaagttttgcTACGATTTTTGTTTGAATCGATTTGATTTACATGCACGATCGACATTGCAAAAGTTTTTAGActcaacaataaatatatgttctattcaacttatttaaattaaacGAGTTATGTTTTCATAAATTAAACCTgccacataaaataataataacgaGAGATATAGCAGTAAACATAGATCTAAACTGAAAACAACTTTACTGATAATAAAACTCCATTGAGTTAAGGATAGAATTTGCAGACATATATGGAATTAAAGAgacataaattgaaatagatACTCAATGGAATTTAAGCATGAGACTAATGTTGTTCAACAAATAACAGGTGGGAGAGCAACCTTGTTGGTGTCATCAACAAAAACAACGACACGAGCACAATCCACTGGCAATGGAATTGACTTAGAAATGTTCAACACCTTAACATGAACACTTGGGTTCTCATTCTGAATTACACTCACTGCTTTAGCCACATTGCTTCCCATTAGCTCCGGCCACGATGACTTACCTACATGCATTAGCAAATACAGTCAAATCTCTCTATAACAATCAATCGTTATAAAATCAAGAAGcacaacaatattttaaatttaacttacCAGTAACCTTGCATGCGGAAGAACAACCAGCGGTACTCATATTTGGCTAATTAACTCTATTGTAAATGTGCAAATGGTTTGTAGAAAATCAGTCTAGGGGTGCCGATATTTATAGGTGTAATTTGTctttgcttttaattttttttctatatttgaacatttacttaggagttgtttaatttattaacaTTTATAGAGATATCAAACACATAACTATATTGGGAAAACACATAAATTGCATTCTAAATTTGTCCCCGAAAAATacttttactctccaaatatgtGTGGAGATTTCCTTACTATATCAATTTTCTAAGAGTTACGTGACAT comes from Solanum pennellii chromosome 1, SPENNV200 and encodes:
- the LOC114075589 gene encoding glu S.griseus protease inhibitor-like; the encoded protein is MSTAGCSSACKVTGKSSWPELMGSNVAKAVSVIQNENPSVHVKVLNISKSIPLPVDCARVVVFVDDTNKVALPPVIC
- the LOC107031498 gene encoding uncharacterized protein LOC107031498, whose protein sequence is MALANTQVFLFLIEFSFTFVLSMANFNYTWAGGMKWNKTNCPYANNHPNATQTSNKFNVGGSENWHYGFDYMDWARKNGPFFVNDTLVFKYDAPSPNGGFPHSVYLLPNYWSFIKCDLRRAKRIANPNQGVGEGFEFVLKKSQPYYFACGEHGGIHCNNGTMKFVVMPLKHWTF